In the Leishmania donovani BPK282A1 complete genome, chromosome 29 genome, one interval contains:
- a CDS encoding RNA binding protein, putative → MTRLNSSCVSVQRNRSICQSAASPEAVLPSASILPPPTREGASAGVAYSRSDEGRSNDNVTPQTLNAVNSFVASGKTKKIASNSSRSSDSNLYQPRAAVQKNQAPATNTRSSCGAAAPRKGRSRRASTAAHATASNESNLHNSNLFICNLDTRVSQAELETAFAEHGTILSSAVMRDIHTGESLGTAFVRMSSHDEARCTMEAMNGVHVGSRSISVQWARRSEGGPVGEARKKIMKLFVRNIPLDCTKMDLEELFGAYGSVRQVTLHKDTSPVQDEAMVRLIAFVIYTEEGAAERAAREVHNTKPFASCNGIPIMVKLAEDLAKHYREHNHQQQQQQGDSTPTAAATKQRHRRSHSQRNSLTLIESKSPSHKQTISSGNAVMGLSSHTSSTTLSIHAGQSGGADASIVDMGVPSDVSFCTNYPQLTPPQCNVPPVKTPLGSMTPATLLQQHRMSCVRGAAASSAAPLSPSNALQFLATAPSNAGGRMPAVSTPTCKGAATVPFVAGSQRPSFIDIPNSQVAQSFFFNSSTPQLSQYAPPQQQHHHLQLPQLSELPINAPVTPRLYHLPTAHAVPERQDSRAAVVLPNPRCEALPVQGRSMDDSQPIVAYSGPGEESDLRIVDTAPVAHPVLLRPQPNVKTAPPKLPQTYRHNPYISCSFIRVG, encoded by the coding sequence ATGACCCGCCTCAACTCCTCTTGCGTCTCAGTGCAGAGGAACAGGTCGATTTGCCAGAGTGCTGCTTCGCCTgaagcggtgctgccgtccGCTTCCATTCTGCCACCACCtacgagagagggagcttCTGCTGGCGTTGCGTATTCCCGCAGTGACGAAGGGCGCAGCAACGACAATGTGACCCCACAGACACTGAATGCGGTGAACTCGTTCGTGGCAAGTGGCAAGACGAAGAAGATTGCCTCGAACAGCAGCAGGTCCAGTGACTCAAACCTCTACCAaccgcgcgccgccgtgcagaAGAATCAGGCTCCAGCTACGAACACACGTTCCAgctgtggcgcggcggcaccgaggaaaggccgcagcagacgcgcTTCCACTGCGGCAcatgccaccgcctccaacGAGAGCAACCTGCACAACAGCAATCTTTTTATTTGCAACTTAGACACGAGGGTGAGCCAGGCAGAACTCGAGACAGCGTTTGCCGAGCACGGCACCATCCTGAGCTCTGCCGTCATGCGCGACATTCACACAGGCGAGAGTCTCGGCACCGCCTTTGTGCGGATGAGCTCGCACGATGAGGCTCGATGCACGATGGAGGCGATGAACGGCGTACACGTCGGCTCTCGTTCCATCTCTGTTCAGTGGGCGAGGCGCAGTGAGGGAGGGCCAGTTGGCGAAGCCCGCAAGAAGATCATGAAGCTGTTTGTGCGCAACATTCCCCTCGACTGCACGAAGATGGATCTAGAGGAGCTGTTTGGGGCGTACGGCAGTGTGCGCCAGGTGACGCTGCACAAGGACACGTCGCCGGTGCAGGATGAGGCGATGGTGCGGCTGATTGCGTTTGTGATCTACAccgaggagggcgcggcggagcgggcgGCGCGGGAGGTGCACAACACGAAGCCGTTCGCGTCGTGCAACGGCATCCCCATCATGGTGAAGCTGGCTGAGGACCTAGCGAAGCACTACCGCGAACACAATCaccaacaacagcagcaacagggCGACTCGACCCCTACCGCAGCTGCCAccaagcagcggcaccggcgcagccacAGCCAGCGAAACAGCTTGACCCTTATAGAGAGTAAGAGCCCCAGCCACAAACAGACCATCAGCAGCGGTAACGCCGTCATGGGCCTGAGCAgccacaccagcagcaccacgctGAGCATCCACGCTGGTCAATcgggcggcgccgatgcatCGATAGTAGATATGGGTGTTCCCTCTGACGTCTCGTTCTGCACAAATTACCCCCAGCTCACACCGCCGCAGTGCAACGTGCCACCGGTGAAAACACCGCTGGGCTCGATGACGCCAGCAACGCTTCTGCAGCAACACAGGATGAGCTGTGTgagaggtgcagctgcgtcctctgccgccccgctctctccttccaACGCTCTTCAGTTTCTGGCGACAGCACCGTCAAACGCTGGCGGAAGGATGCCAGCGGTCAGTACCCCGACATGTAAaggcgcggcgacggtgccgttCGTGGCGGGCTCGCAGCGGCCCTCGTTTATTGATATCCCCAACAGCCAAGTGGCGCAGAGCTTCTTCTTCAACAGTTCGACACCGCAGCTGTCGCAGTACGcgccgcctcagcagcagcatcaccatCTGCAGCTTCCCCAATTGAGCGAGCTACCCATCAACGCGCCAGTGACGCCCAGGCTCTACCACTTGCCGACAGCTCACGCGGTTCCGGAGCGTCAGGACTCGCGCGCTGCAGTAGTGCTTCCAAACCCTCGCTGCGAGGCGCTTCCGGTACAGGGCCGCTCTATGGACGATTCGCAGCCCATAGTGGCCTACTCGGGCCcaggggaggagagcgacCTGCGGATTGTCGATACCGCACCGGTAGCGCATCCGGTTTTGCTGCGCCCACAGCCGAACGTTAAaacggcgccgccaaagCTGCCGCAGACGTACCGCCACAACCCCTACATCAGCTGCAGCTTTATTCGCGTGGGCTGA
- a CDS encoding RNA binding protein, putative, with translation MGLRRTDPLDRHRRGCGEEGSSQLNTDAATDGAEDGEDQASIRSEQCGRAKQTGRSTPGAANLSPHALSSQQLLQNQVQQQQRSGKPHDSAQMESSFSSSQIGSVVLNSCSATLPATCSGATGGNGGGRRCGSTPAAAGRGGDGASPPSSRQLQPPANHSHVNLFVRHLPLELNEEKLRAMFTPFGEIVNSAIMRNIHTGVSLGTAFVRFAKHEEAMRAMEAFAGGRPVTGSKRVTVQWARREHDKAPSGDERRKMRKLFIRNVPKDVTQEMLMALFSQHGSVKSVSTHRDTAAANAVSQPGGGGATAAAEADPSSHSGPDSAAASGSTDDRRIAFVTFEQEGVAEQATAAVHNTMPFASCQGIPLMVKLAEDTPVRHNALGGNIARANNVGIPSGIGTNGNVAHVPHNSSVSSGGSVGAHHPATMAGVPNNTLSWSDVPVTDYIVTPMTSPPAAQLHSTAGLALPSGSGRGMSMRWSGASGIGAGRSYPRVPQDGRAAHVLSPLRSFAGTTGSAGSPNETPPYASLTPVHSNSAVLPYGGQTSGSAQAPRQPVQSPTPFLAPPKSSSATTATPQHIGGCSAADTMLEGSQTPGSFGLVGGSSGSHPVQAMGSGSTDLNGFAGGDYAGGFPISSYETQEFYTMLQRCSSNLAAASGATAKSPPSRQPSAPVPGAGAAPHSGSGSNHSKSRANAGGLSFRVSGSHTDAARSDGVASSPLPQSAQPSSTAPLSSSSFQQSQPKTLVLPQPRSGAVQQAQQQRPVPAESEGGSILSGGHAPAPYRLIPQPRSNTSTNPSVPLSRSAAAAAAAAAVPSSSASRRANTLPPDACPPSCASTPQKHLPRGLPPSTSASFTAGSGAHSRSNGSFARRVAPEAEAGAISGASNLRHGPRATSSSMHAIRSGTSGGGGGSSGANSAGAATGTLAAPLNSELAASFASNNTNGFQPYQVTGTLGTGSAASCSVHGTIDTRCSSTMKYTAAPPAQPTGLPLPPGRSPAPQSPSRRFSSELTQSVTAALEPPTFTTAPLMAAAAKMISTDDGALTSDDMNTFDYGAHASDDVYAAKSHYSTSCAAKVMRAVGGVNPPLCGAASGTSSSENVNANIKKQSGTSAMRAQLSSPAPAATASSGAAASTLRRSGQLGDASPCSLSLGGAGLLDDHLLFQWESNSAAMNVAPGINDLASIAVAAAPTVLPFSDARRSKETAAVLDMMSMLSESRTPDLIALADAPTAGSVSHMRSQPDAGDYWSAAQMRDTEKLGLDAVGGGDMGVTAHQGSSTATSTSKALSRCSTGRTLPGTTAQPPSRIGRSDDEDDGQTGWMMYPDIDLNLGWPLGSTMKSKKGGGVVGSGLNSSSSREDVDHLGYSQQLGHAMDNLYNLMSYDDASY, from the coding sequence ATGGGACTGCGTCGCACCGATCCTCTTGACCGTCACCGACGCGGTTGCGGCGAGGAAGGCAGCAGCCAACTGAACAcagacgccgccaccgatgGCGCGGAGGATGGTGAGGACCAGGCCAGCATCCGCAGTGAGCAGTGCGGGCGGGCAAAGCAAACTGGCCGTAGCACCCCGGGCGCGGCCAACCTCTCTCCACACGCCTTGAGCTCGCAACAACTGCTTCAGAATCAGGtccaacagcagcagcgctccgGCAAACCTCACGACTCTGCCCAGATGGAGTcgtccttcagcagcagtcAGATTGGTAGCGTGGTGCTCAACAGTTGCAGTGCAACACTACCGGCCACCTGTAGCGGCGCTACAGGTGGTAACGGTGGTGGCCGTCGTTGTGGCAGCACGCCCGCAGCCGCTGGTagaggtggcgatggcgcctcCCCACCGTCCTCGCGCCAACTTCAGCCGCCTGCAAATCACAGCCATGTGAATCTGTTTGTGCGGCATCTGCCGCTTGAGCTGAACGAAGAAAAGCTACGAGCGATGTTCACCCCGTTCGGCGAAATCGTCAACTCGGCCATCATGCGCAACATTCACACCGGCGTCAGCCTCGGCACCGCATTTGTGCGGTTTGCGAAAcacgaggaggcgatgcgcgCCATGGAGGCCTTTGCGGGAGGCCGGCCGGTGACGGGTTCGAAACGGGTGACGGTGCAGTGGGCTCGCCGCGAGCACGACAAGGCTCCTTCCGGGGATGAGCGGCGCAAAATGCGAAAACTGTTTATTCGTAATGTCCCAAAGGACGTAACGCAGGAGATGCTCATGGCCCTCTTCAGTCAGCACGGCTCGGTGAAGTCGGTCAGTACCCATCGCgacacggcagccgccaacGCCGTTTCGCAaccaggcggcggcggtgccactgctgcggcggaggcggaccCCTCATCCCACAGCGGACctgacagcgccgccgccagtggCAGCACCGATGACCGCCGCATCGCGTTTGTCACCTTCGAGCAGGAGGGCGTTGCGGAGCAGGCGACCGCCGCGGTGCACAACACAATGCCGTTCGCTTCGTGCCAGGGCATTCCACTCATGGTGAAGTTGGCCGAGGACACACCAGTGCGGCACAACGCTCTTGGCGGCAACATCGCGAGAGCCAATAACGTTGGCATCCCGAGCGGCATTGGTACGAATGGGAATGTGGCGCATGTGCCTCACAACAGCagcgtgagcagcggcggtagcgTGGGCGCACACCACCCTGCCACCATGGCCGGCGTCCCCAACAATACTCTCAGCTGGTCCGACGTGCCCGTAACGGACTATATTGTCACACCGATGAcgtcgccgcctgctgcacagctgcaTAGCACCGCTGGACTAGCATTGCCGTCGGGCAGTGGACGCGGAATGTCAATGAGGTGGAGTGGGGCGTCGGGTATCGGTGCCGGTCGAAGCTACCCTCGTGTGCCACAGGACGGCAGGGCAGCCCACGTTCTCTCGCCGCTTCGCTCCTTTGCCGGGACAACGGGCTCAGCCGGGTCACCAAATGAAACCCCACCGTACGCCAGTCTCACTCCAGTTCACAGCAACTCAGCGGTGCTCCCCTACGGTGGGCAGACCTCTGGGAGTGCACAAGCACCCCGGCAGCCCGTTCAAAGCCCCACACCATTCTTGGCGCCGCCGAAGTCTTCGTCTGCCACGACGGCCACTCCCCAGCACATTGgaggctgcagcgctgcagacaCTATGCTTGAAGGCTCGCAGACACCTGGCAGCTTCGGGCTCGTagggggcagcagcggctcacACCCAGTCCAGGCTATGGGCAGCGGTTCAACAGACCTTAACGGCTTTGCTGGCGGCGACTACGCTGGCGGCTTCCCGATATCCTCGTACGAGACGCAGGAGTTTTACACGATGCTGCAACGGTGCAGTAGCaacctcgccgccgccagcggcgccactgcaaagtcgccgccatcgaggCAGCCTTCCGCACCAGTGCcaggcgccggtgccgccccACACtcgggcagcggcagcaaccaTAGTAAGAGTAGAGCCAACGCCGGTGGGCTGTCCTTCCGCGTTTCGGGCTCCCACACCGACGCCGCGCGGAGCGATGGAGTGGCCAGCTCACCTCTGCCGCAGTCAGCGCAGCCCTCTTCCACAGCACCGCTCAGCAGCTCATCTTTTCAGCAGTCTCAGCCAAAGACCTTGGTGCTTCCGCAGCCTCGCTCCGGCGCGGTACAGCAGGCGCAACAACAGCGACCTGTACCAGCAGAATCTGAAGGTGGCAGCATTTTGAGTGGCGGTCACGCCCCAGCGCCATATCGACTCATCCCACAGCCACGCAGCAACACGAGCACCAACCCCTCCGTGCCCCTCAGCCGgtcagccgctgctgctgccgccgccgctgctgttccttCATCCTCTGCCTCTCGGCGCGCCAACACACTGCCGCCAGACGCCTGCCCGCCTTCGTGCGCATCGACTCCGCAGAAGCATCTCCCGCGGGGGTTGCCGCCAAGCACCAGCGCATCCTTcaccgctggcagcggcgcccatTCCAGAAGCAACGGCTCATTCGCCCGCCGTGTTGCCCCAGAGGCAGAGGCTGGTGCGATTAGTGGTGCGTCGAACCTGCGTCATGGCCCACGTGCTACTTCCTCGTCCATGCACGCCATTCGCAGCGGGACcagtggtggcgggggcggcagcagcggcgcgaacagcgctggcgccgccactggcACGTTGGCAGCCCCTCTCAACTCGGAGCTTGCGGCCTCATTTGCGAGCAACAACACCAACGGCTTCCAACCCTACCAAGTCACCGGCACCCTTGGTACCGGCTCTgcagcgagctgcagcgtgcaCGGCACAATCgacacgcgctgcagctcgacGATGAAGTACACTGCTGCTCCCCCAGCGCAGCCGACtggtctgccgctgccaccaggCCGCTCCCCcgcgccgcagtcgccgtcgcggcgcttctcttctGAGCTGACGCAGTCCGTCACGGCAGCCTTAGAGCCGCCAACGTTCACGACAGCGCCGttgatggcagcggcggccaagATGATATCAACAGACGACGGTGCGTTGACTTCTGACGATATGAATACCTTTGACTATGGCGCTCACGCGTCGGATGACGTGTACGCAGCCAAGTCTCACTACAGTACCTCATGTGCGGCGAAGGTGATGCGTGCGGTAGGCGGCGTCAACCCGCCGCTGTGTGGTGCAGCCAgtggcaccagcagcagcgagaacGTGAATGCAAATATCAAGAAACAGAGCGGCACTAGCGCGATGCGGGCCCAACTAAGCAGCCCTGCTCCTGCCGCGACCGCGTCTtccggcgcggccgcctcgacTCTTCGCAGAAGTGGCCAGCTCGGCGACGCGAGTCCTTGCTCCCTCTCGCTTGGCGGTGCCGGTCTCCTTGACGACCACCTGCTTTTCCAGTGGGAAAGTAACTCGGCCGCAATGAATGTCGCTCCCGGTATAAACGACCTCGCAAGCATAGCCGTAGCAGCGGCCCCGACAGTGCTGCCGTTTAGTGATGCTCGGCGCAGCAAGGAAACCGCAGCGGTGCTTGATATGATGTCCATGCTGTCGGAGTCGCGCACGCCAGACCTGATTGCGCTCGCAGATGCGCCGACGGCCGGGTCTGTGTCACACATGAGGTCGCAGCCGGACGCTGGCGACTACTGGAGTGCCGCGCAGATGCGAGATACGGAAAAGCTGGGTTTGGACgccgtgggcggcggcgataTGGGAGTGACAGCCCACCAAGGGTCGTCTACGGCGACGTCGACATCGAAGGCGctgagccgctgcagcactggcCGGACATTGCCCGGCACGactgcgcagccgccttcGCGAATTGGCCGCTctgacgacgaggacgacgggCAGACAGGCTGGATGATGTACCCGGACATCGACCTGAACCTCGGCTGGCCCCTCGGTTCCACCATGAAGTCAAAGAAGGGCGGTGGGGTGGTTGGCAGCGGcctcaacagcagcagcagccgcgaagATGTTGACCATCTTGGCTactcgcagcagctcggccACGCGATGGACAACCTGTACAATCTCATGAGCTACGACGACGCCTCTTATTAA